One Spinacia oleracea cultivar Varoflay chromosome 4, BTI_SOV_V1, whole genome shotgun sequence DNA segment encodes these proteins:
- the LOC130471824 gene encoding uncharacterized protein gives MGALYVNMFNGWCFTTNSSSCKGGRIVLAWNPNAFTLSVMKVTSQLIHCLVCPKSGSVDFCCTFVYAFNQSKEREDLWRDLCGLGIGVHKPWIVLGDFNCVLNIDERVGALVRHQSMVAFRNCVDICGLEDINVAGHFYTWSNKQAGEARVFSKIDRVLANDLWFQNYPNAEAGFLSEGEYDHCPIVLAVYPYDNIAKKPFRYFAMWKYAEGYTDLVKVNWSKGVVGTLMYQVVQKLQRMKGVFKELNRTGFNDIHAADIKAKQDLDLCQKNIHLAHGDSELADREVEAAKRYKLMHAAYISFLKQKAKEAWAKDGDENNSLFHKSIRARIIHNIVHAIHDMHGKWVCDPTSVSAAFLEYYQNLLGTKASSRSHVMIDTVHVGPTLEQLQKDQLLAPVTSEEVKYAMFSINGDKSPGPDGFGSYFFRENWNIVGEDVTKAVLDFSTLENS, from the coding sequence ATGGGGGCCTTATATGTTAATATGTTCAATGGTTGGTGTTTCACTACCAACAGTAGCAGCTGTAAGGGAGGGAGAATTGTGTTAGCATGGAATCCAAATGCTTTCACTCTTAGTGTTATGAAAGTTACCAGTCAATTGATTCATTGTTTGGTTTGTCCAAAAAGTGGGAGTGTGGATTTTTGCTGTACTTTTGTCTATGCTTTTAATCAGAGCAAGGAAAGAGAGGATCTATGGAGGGATCTGTGTGGCTTGGGTATTGGTGTGCACAAGCCTTGGATAGTTCTGGGTGATTTTAATTGTGTTCTAAATATAGATGAAAGGGTGGGAGCTCTTGTGAGGCATCAATCAATGGTTGCCTTTAGGAATTGTGTAGATATATGTGGTCTAGAAGATATTAATGTTGCTGGACACTTCTACACTTGGAGTAATAAACAAGCAGGGGAGGCTAGGGTGTTTTCTAAAATTGATAGGGTTCTGGCTAATGACTTGTGGTTTCAGAATTATCCTAATGCTGAAGCTGGATTTTTGTCTGAAGGAGAATATGATCATTGTCCTATTGTGCTTGCTGTGTACCCCTATGATAACATTGCAAAGAAGCCTTTTAGGTACTTTGCCATGTGGAAGTATGCTGAAGGCTATACTGATTTGGTCAAGGTGAATTGGTCAAAGGGTGTGGTTGGTACTCTGATGTATCAGGTGGTTCAGAAGCTACAAAGAATGAAAGGGGTTTTTAAAGAGCTGAATAGAACAGGTTTCAATGATATCCATGCTGCTGACATAAAAGCTAAGCAAGATTTGGATTTGTGTCAGAAGAATATTCACCTAGCACATGGTGATAGTGAGCTTGCTGATAGAGAAGTTGAAGCTGCTAAGAGGTATAAATTGATGCATGCTGCTTATATTTCTTTCCTAAAACAGAAAGCAAAAGAAGCCTGGGCAAAGGATGGAGATGAGAACAACTCTCTCTTCCATAAAAGCATTAGAGCTCGGATTATTCATAACATAGTGCATGCTATCCATGATATGCATGGTAAGTGGGTGTGTGATCCAACATCTGTGTCTGCTGCTTTTCTGGAGTATTACCAGAATCTCTTGGGCACTAAAGCTTCTAGTAGAAGTCATGTTATGATTGATACTGTGCATGTTGGTCCAACACTTGAACAGCTGCAGAAAGACCAATTATTAGCCCCTGTCACTAGTGAGGAAGTCAAGTATGCTATGTTCTCTATTAATGGTGACAAATCCCCTGGCCCAGATGGGTTTGGGAGTTATTTTTTCAGAGAAAACTGGAACATAGTTGGGGAGGATGTAACAAAGGCTGTTCTGGACTTTTCCACACTGGAAAATTCCTAA
- the LOC130471826 gene encoding uncharacterized protein has translation MEYLSRTLYKVGEDSCFKFHPSCRSTKLTHLCFADDLILCCKGEFHSIQLLLQGFKLFSYTSGLKANIQKSAVYCAGMKPEVVQQVVDISGFALGSFPFRYLGVPIYFKRITNADCEGLVDKMMARIKTWSSRNLSFAGRITLINSVLLSIHSYWAQVFILPKHVLKNVEAICRAFLWQGTYFCSKPGYVAWDRVCRPKKEGGLGIRQVQAWNIAALGKYVWAIARKQDTMWVRWVNAIYIKTAGWWDYQPKADSGWYWRKICSVKEKLKGLFSEAELAQMPKYSIQKVYQKLVQQHEKVPWGSAVWNRASIPKTRVICWLMVQGRLQTRERLHKIGGIEEWLDIPTSKVHYMGLLRWVKWKSQCSKFQKTSIHTAVNATVYNLWRERNDALWNQKVPTPSATIRCIQRSVIDRLAHIGAKQSSTNDQIWWKSKCTV, from the exons ATGGAATATCTGTCTAGAACTCTATACAAGGTGGGTGAGGATAGCTGCTTTAAATTTCATCCAAGTTGTAGGTCTACAAAGTTGACTCACCTCTGCTTTGCAGATGATCTCATCTTATGCTGCAAAGGTGAGTTTCACTCTATTCAGCTGCTTCTCCAAGGTTTCAAACTTTTTTCTTACACTTCTGGTCTGAAGGCTAACATTCAAAAGTCAGCTGTGTATTGTGCTGGTATGAAACCAGAGGTAGTTCAGCAGGTAGTGGACATTTCTGGGTTTGCCTTGGGTTCTTTTCCCTTTAGGTATTTAGGGGTTCCTATTTACTTTAAAAGAATCACTAATGCTGATTGTGAAGGATTAGTTGATAAAATGATGGCAAGAATCAAGACTTGGAGTTCTAGGAACTTGTCTTTTGCAGGAAGGATAACTCTTATCAATTCAGTCCTCTTAAGCATCCACTCTTACTGGGCTCAAGTGTTTATCCTTCCTAAACATGTGCTTAAAAATGTTGAAGCTATCTGTAGAGCCTTTTTATGGCAAGGCACTTACTTTTGTTCTAAACCAGGTTATGTTGCCTGGGATAGAGTTTGCAGACCTAAAAAGGAAGGGGGATTAGGAATAAGGCAAGTTCAGGCATGGAATATTGCAGCTTTAGGGAAATATGTTTGGGCTATAGCTAGAAAACAGGACACAATGTGGGTTAGATGGGTCAATGCAATCTACATTAAGACTGCAGGTTGGTGGGATTATCAGCCAAAAGCTGATAGTGGTTGGTACTGGAGAAAGATTTGTAGTGTGAAGGAGAAACTAAAGGGTTTGTTTAGTGAGGCTGAGTTGGCTCAAATGCCTAAATACTCTATCCAGAAGGTATACCAGAAGTTGGTTCAACAGCATGAGAAGGTCCCTTGGGGATCTGCAGTGTGGAATAGAGCCTCTATTCCCAAGACTAGAGTGATTTGCTGGCTGATGGTCCAAGGGAGACTGCAAACAAGAGAAAGGCTACATAAGATTGGG GGGATTGAGGAATGGCTAGATATTCCTACTAGCAAAGTACATTATATGGGCCTGCTGAGGTGGGTTAAATGGAAGAGCCAGTGCAGCAAATTCCAAAAGACATCAATACACACTGCTGTCAATGCTACTGTGTATAATCTATGGAGAGAAAGAAATGATGCTCTCTGGAATCAGAAGGTTCCTACTCCTTCAGCTACTATCAGATGCATTCAGAGGAGTGTGATTGACAGATTAGCTCATATAGGTGCTAAGCAATCTAGCACAAATGACCAGATTTGGTGGAAGAGCAAATGCACTGTTTAG
- the LOC110788959 gene encoding uncharacterized protein, giving the protein MAKKRKSTATSLDEVDRTMYTSFCSAANSLSQLYTQAMNHQKLSFQAGERHGLEKLYQYILRQQEAGGRVATVDIVTYLQNELDYCGDEPSMSPRAPVPHHHSQAPTHFANTGFLVSGPSAQTPAAQAPRSEQFDNQTKNSVFSNALSSPVRRTLQHYQLAQGGYCASGGPQPGNAARNNESNYAHNQVRDSNSNDSSMDMHQDSPGPESNY; this is encoded by the exons ATGGCGAAGAAGAGGAAGTCGACAGCAACGAGCCTGGATGAGGTTGATCGAACCATGTATACATCGTTTTGTAGCGCGGCTAACTCTCTTTCACAACTTTACACCCAAGCCATGAACCACCAGAAACTCTCCTTTCAAGCCGGTGAACGCCATGGACTT GAAAAGCTTTATCAGTATATTTTGAGACAGCAAGAGGCAGGTGGGAGAGTGGCAACAGTTGATATTGTAACTTACCTTCAG AATGAGCTTGATTATTGTGGAGATGAGCCGTCTATGTCCCCTCGAGCCCCAGTTCCGCATCACCATTCCCAAGCTCCGACACATTTTGCAAATACAGGATTCCTTGTTTCTGGGCCATCAGCCCAAACACCAGCTGCACAGGCACCGAGATCTGAGCAATTTGATAATCAGACTAAGAATTCAGTGTTTTCCAATGCTTTGTCAAGTCCTGTCCGCAGGACTCTTCAGCACTATCAGCTAGCACAAGGAGGATATTGCGCCAGTGGTGGACCCCAACCTGGTAATGCTGCAAGAAATAATGAAAGCAATTATGCACATAACCAGGTCAGGGATTCGAACTCAAACGATTCATCAATGGACATGCATCAAGATAGCCCAGGTCCAGAATCTAACTACTGA
- the LOC130471825 gene encoding uncharacterized protein — protein sequence MKCVLPMLIAENQGAFVHGRFIMHNIMMCQEIVRQYGRKNASPGCLIKLDMQKAYDTIEWDFLEEMLLALGFPAQFVNWIMVCVTTPKFSIILNGQLKDIFLPAGG from the coding sequence ATGAAATGTGTACTACCTATGTTGATAGCTGAGAATCAAGGGGCCTTTGTGCATGGTAGATTTATCATGCATAACATAATGATGTGTCAAGAAATTGTCAGACAATATGGAAGGAAGAATGCATCACCTGGTTGCTTGATCAAATTAGATATGCAGAAAGCTTATGACACAATTGAGTGGGATTTCTTGGAAGAGATGCTGCTTGCCTTGGGGTTTCCAGCTCAGTTTGTTAATTGGATCATGGTTTGTGTTACAACTCCCAAATTCTCAATCATACTAAATGGTCAGCTCAAGGATATTTTTCTTCCAGCAGGGGGTTAA